The following coding sequences lie in one Arachis ipaensis cultivar K30076 chromosome B03, Araip1.1, whole genome shotgun sequence genomic window:
- the LOC107629529 gene encoding chalcone synthase (The sequence of the model RefSeq protein was modified relative to this genomic sequence to represent the inferred CDS: added 40 bases not found in genome assembly) has translation MVSVSEIRKAQRAEGPATIMAIGTATPANCVDQSTYPDYYFRVTNSDHMTELKEKFQRMCDKSMIKKRYMYLTEEILKENPNMCAYMAPSIDARQDMVVVEVPKLGKEAATKAIKEWGQPKSKITHLIFCTTSGVDMPGADYQLTKLLGLRPYVKRYMMYQQGCFAGGTVLRLAKDLAENNKGARVLVVCSEITAVTFRGPSDTHLDSLVGQALFGDGAAALIVGSDPLPEIEKPIFELIWTAQTIAPDSEGAIDGHLREVGLTFHLLKDVPGIVSKNIDKALAEAFNPLEIHDYNSIFWIAHPGGPAILDQVEAKVQLKPEKMRATRHVLSEYGNMSSACVLFILDEMRKNSAQEGFKTTGEGLEWGVLFGFGPGLTIETVVLRSVPI, from the exons ATGGTGAGTGTAAGTGAGATCCGTAAGGCTCAAAGGGCTGAAGGACCTGCCACTATTATGGCCATTGGCACTGCTACCCCTGCAAATTGTGTTGATCAGAGTACTTACCCTGATTACTACTTTAGAGTCACAAATAGTGACCATATGACTGAACTCAAAGAAAAATTTCAACGCATGT GTGACAAGTCAATGATCAAGAAAAGGTACATGTATTTGACTGAGGAGATACTAAAAGAAAATCCAAACATGTGTGCATACATGGCACCATCAATTGATGCAAGGCAAGACATGGTGGTGGTAGAGGTAC GTGGGGGCAACCAAAATCGAAGATCACACACTTGATATTTTGCACCACCAGTGGTGTTGACATGCCCGGTGCCGATTACCAACTCACCAAACTCTTGGGCCTTCGCCCTTATGTCAAGCGTTACATGATGTACCAACAAGGCTGCTTTGCAG GTGGTACGGTGCTTCGTTTGGCAAAAGATTTGGCTGAGAACAACAAAGGTGCACGTGTGTTAGTTGTTTGTTCTGAAATAACCGCCGTAACATTCCGTGGTCCAAGTGACACACACCTGGACAGCCTTGTTGGTCAAGCACTCTTCGGAGACGGCGCAGCCGCCCTCATCGTTGGTTCGGATCCACTCCCGGAAATCGAGAAGCCTATATTTGAGCTCATTTGGACGGCTCAAACCATTGCCCCCGACAGCGAAGGCGCCATCGACGGCCACCTTCGCGAAGTGGGTCTAACTTTTCACCTTCTTAAGGACGTGCCTGGAATTGTGTCAAAGAACATTGACAAGGCATTGGCTGAGGCCTTCAACCCTTTGGAAATCCATGATTATAACTCGATATTTTGGATTGCACATCCGGGTGGACCGGCAATTTTGGACCAGGTTGAAGCTAAGGTGCAATTGAAACCTGAGAAGATGAGAGCCACTAGACATGTTCTTAGTGAATATGGTAACATGTCAAGTGCATGTGTTTTGTTCATCTTGGATGAGATGAGAAAGAATTCAGCTCAAGAAGGATTTAAAACCACTGGTGAAGGACTCGAATGGGGTGTTTTGTTTGGATTTGGTCCTGGTCTCACTATTGAAACGGTTGTTCTTCGCAGCGTGCCTATTTAA
- the LOC107629530 gene encoding uncharacterized protein LOC107629530 — MLDSLNECLQISGMLLDESQVKSIVDEIKQVIAASSSRKRERAERTKAEDFDAEESELIKEENEQEEEVFDQVGEILETLIKTFKASFLPFFDELSSYLTPILRLLLHHQSAVDADQLEGSVTSLSNLDDSDSSKYLVRKKVQESLENLKEEAVVPKRSIRWQLGSSWIQHLQKQETSKEFFIWSCYLHNLV; from the exons ATGTTGGATTCATTGAATGAATGCTTACAG ATTTCTGGGATGCTTTTGGATGAAAGCCAGGTCAAGTCCATTGTTGACGAGATAAAACAAGTGATCGCAGCTAGTTCAAGTAGGAAAAGAGAGAGGGCAGAGAGGACCAAAGCTGAAGATTTTGATGCTGAAGAGAGTGAGCTGATTAAAGAGGAAAATGAACAAGAGGAAGAAGTTTTTGATCAA GTGGGAGAGATATTGGAAACTTTGATCAAAACCTTCAAAGCCTCCTTCTTACCTTTCTTCGATGAACTGTCATCATATTTGACACCTAT TTTGAGGCTACTGCTTCATCACCAGTCTGCAGTTGATGCTGATCAATTGGAAGGGTCTGTGACATCTCtatcaaatttggatgattctGATTCTTCTAAATATCTAGTTCGGAAGAAGGTTCAAGAATCCTTGGAAAACTTAAAGGAGGAGGCAGTTGTTCCTAAAAGGTCCATTCGATGGCAACTTGGTTCCAGTTGGATACAGCATCTGCAGAAACAGGAAACATCAAAAGAATTTTTTATATGGTCTTGTTATTTGCATAACTTAGTATAG